ATGCCCTCGAACTGACCGGACAACGGGCCGATCAGCTGAAGGTTGTTTTCTCCGGCGCCGGGGCGGCGGCGATTGCCTGCGCGAAGATGTTTTTGCGTGTGGGGGTGAAGAAGGAAAACGTTTTTCTCTGCGACACCAGGGGGATTGTGACCAGGGCCCGCAATTGCGAGGCAAATCGCGCCTTCTTTGCCCAGGATGTAAAGGATGGAACGCTGGCCGATGCGATGAAGGGGGCTCATGTGTTTGTGGGGCTTTCCGGAAGGGGCCTGGTCACGCAGGCAATGCTTAAAACGATGGCGCCCAAGGCGATTGTCTTTGCCATGGCCAACCCCGACCCCGAGATCGGCTATCATGAAGCGCTGGATGTCCGTCCCGATATTGTTATGGCCACGGGCCGCTCCGATTTTCCCAATCAGGTGAATAATGTTCTTGGTTTCCCGTTTATTTTCCGCGGGACGCTGGATGTGGGGTCGGTGAAAATCAACGAAGAGATGAAGCTGGCGGCCAGTCACGCACTGGCGGCTCTGGCGCGCGAAAAGGTTCCCCTCTCTGTCTGCCACGCGTATCGTTTGGATGCACTGCAATTCGGCCCGGAATACATCATCCCCAAACCGCTTGATCCCCGCGTGCTTTTGCATGTCGCGCCGGCTGTCGCAAAAGCCGCGATGGAGTCCGGCGTGGCCACCCGTCCGATCGCCGATTTTTCCAAATACGCTGACAAACTCCACTCGCTGATCGAGCGCAAATTCGCCCGCGACGATGTGCTGGAGATGAGCGCCCCGCCGCTTAAGATTTCCCTGGCGTTTGCGAAGTAGGGGCGCACAGCCGTGCGCCCTTACAAATAAATTATCAATAAATCCCTTCCGAAACTGGACTTAGGCCGGGTGGGTGGTTTTTCTTGAGGTAATCGATGTCTTTGATGAAATCTTCACGCGTGTATTGCGATTCAACCAGCTTGCCGGTATCCATCCGGATGGCGTCGCAGGGGCAGGCCTCCACGCAGTAGCCGCAGTAGACACAACGGAGCAGATCGATGGTGAATTTCTTCGGATATTTTTCCATCGAAGGCGTCTCCCCCTCGTCTGCCTCGATGTGAATGCAGTAGGCGGGGCAGACCGTTTGGCAGAGCATGCAGGCGGTGCAACGGATGCTCCCGTCTTCCCGCAACATCAGGCGGTGCTCCGAGCGGTGCACGACGGGGATCGGCTTTTTCTCCTCCGGCCACTGGACCGTCATCATCCGGCCCGGGTGGAGCATGTTTTTCATCAGGTGGCGGAGGGTGATCATCATTCCCTTGACGATCTCGATGATGTAGATCCGCTGGAAGAAGGTGAGTTGTTTTTTCTTGAGGACTATTGTC
Above is a genomic segment from Deltaproteobacteria bacterium containing:
- a CDS encoding NADP-dependent malic enzyme (NADP-dependent; catalyzes the oxidative decarboxylation of malate to form pyruvate; decarboxylates oxaloacetate) codes for the protein ALELTGQRADQLKVVFSGAGAAAIACAKMFLRVGVKKENVFLCDTRGIVTRARNCEANRAFFAQDVKDGTLADAMKGAHVFVGLSGRGLVTQAMLKTMAPKAIVFAMANPDPEIGYHEALDVRPDIVMATGRSDFPNQVNNVLGFPFIFRGTLDVGSVKINEEMKLAASHALAALAREKVPLSVCHAYRLDALQFGPEYIIPKPLDPRVLLHVAPAVAKAAMESGVATRPIADFSKYADKLHSLIERKFARDDVLEMSAPPLKISLAFAK
- a CDS encoding NADH-quinone oxidoreductase subunit I; protein product: MTIVLKKKQLTFFQRIYIIEIVKGMMITLRHLMKNMLHPGRMMTVQWPEEKKPIPVVHRSEHRLMLREDGSIRCTACMLCQTVCPAYCIHIEADEGETPSMEKYPKKFTIDLLRCVYCGYCVEACPCDAIRMDTGKLVESQYTREDFIKDIDYLKKNHPPGLSPVSEGIY